In a genomic window of Gloeomargarita sp. SKYB120:
- a CDS encoding serine protease: MRSVPLTVGLLLTLALPTLAQRLTPQNVQDVYTLIAENVCPYPRSPIDLRSLRELTGRDDLTLTDVQLICGRATGRRVAVARTVGRRAALSNFDLIERARRATVSVILSVYDAVGQPQPSPGNIPTNPTFGEFFALQRLYDIRQSTGFHIGNGLIITNLTSVGGVPTAISSDGTLVQVEGANANNMRIRVELADGSVRLARLVYFDPTTDTALLAVKGDIRRLPALPVATGLPRIGQRVLTVSYPIGVLPVTATEGMVVGIRPYGRLTLLQIDAATSEGSQGGPVLDEQGAVVGVITLKNPTAFQLAGSLLGTQNIGFAVPIGTVLQRLNLAARGGH; the protein is encoded by the coding sequence ATGCGATCCGTACCGTTGACAGTGGGGTTGCTGTTGACCTTGGCGTTGCCGACGCTAGCCCAGCGGTTGACCCCCCAGAATGTCCAGGATGTTTATACATTGATTGCTGAGAACGTTTGTCCCTACCCCCGTAGCCCGATTGACCTGCGTTCGCTGCGGGAGTTGACGGGACGCGATGATTTGACCCTAACGGATGTCCAGCTCATCTGTGGCCGGGCGACGGGACGCCGGGTGGCGGTCGCGCGAACAGTTGGCCGTCGAGCAGCTCTATCCAACTTTGATCTCATCGAGCGGGCGCGGCGGGCAACGGTGTCGGTCATTTTGTCGGTTTACGATGCCGTTGGGCAACCTCAGCCGTCTCCGGGCAACATTCCTACCAACCCAACGTTTGGGGAGTTCTTTGCACTACAGCGGCTGTACGATATCCGGCAAAGCACGGGGTTCCATATTGGCAACGGTCTGATTATCACCAATCTAACGTCTGTAGGGGGCGTACCAACGGCCATCAGCAGCGACGGTACGCTCGTGCAGGTAGAGGGCGCTAATGCCAATAACATGCGCATACGGGTCGAGCTGGCGGATGGGTCGGTGCGGTTAGCGCGGCTAGTGTACTTTGACCCCACAACGGATACGGCGCTGCTGGCCGTCAAGGGAGACATTCGCCGATTGCCTGCTCTGCCGGTGGCCACGGGTTTGCCGCGAATTGGCCAGCGCGTGTTGACGGTGAGTTATCCCATTGGAGTGCTGCCGGTGACGGCGACGGAGGGGATGGTGGTGGGCATTCGGCCCTACGGACGGTTGACCCTTTTGCAGATTGATGCGGCCACCAGCGAAGGTTCCCAGGGCGGGCCGGTCTTGGATGAGCAGGGTGCGGTCGTGGGTGTGATTACTCTCAAGAACCCCACAGCCTTCCAACTGGCTGGTTCGCTGCTAGGGACTCAAAACATCGGCTTTGCAGTGCCGATTGGCACTGTTTTGCAACGGTTGAATCTCGCAGCGCGGGGAGGTCACTGA
- a CDS encoding trypsin-like peptidase domain-containing protein — MNWRRWYWFAAPVGAAAVLTTAVITTGQGVRSQSQPVVVTDTQPATAPATQPAVQETDWRAAARLEAESAAAIAQTAMTPADWELVRSKWRKALALLDKAPQDAQTARMRRYYQQQLQEQGMVEEDEVPAGRRVASANLLPGTRGIFAREIVIRGVPVPNQVLTPAQIVNRYLPAAVTVEPTRAVVGSGFHIGEGYVITNLHVAQEARAFDRRIFEDRPIPITVQLYDRTRRPARVLRIMEGGLAAMAVFTIPHEPYDIALLQIQGDVSDLQAVPLCGKMRVGDEVIAIGTPLGQRNTITRGIISVIHSFEAGHIIQTDTQILGGNSGGPLLNNRGAVVAVNSAGIFGAAVEGLKFSVPIVQALERMRVRVLNTDNPGCGGTGPADRMVYAPGQK; from the coding sequence ATGAATTGGCGACGGTGGTATTGGTTTGCAGCGCCAGTAGGGGCGGCAGCCGTCTTAACCACGGCGGTCATCACCACAGGACAGGGCGTGCGTTCCCAGTCTCAACCGGTGGTCGTTACAGACACGCAACCGGCAACGGCTCCGGCAACCCAACCCGCAGTTCAGGAAACGGACTGGCGAGCAGCGGCGCGGTTGGAGGCGGAAAGTGCGGCAGCCATTGCCCAAACGGCGATGACGCCAGCCGACTGGGAACTGGTGCGGTCCAAGTGGCGAAAAGCGTTGGCCCTGTTAGACAAAGCGCCCCAGGACGCGCAGACCGCACGCATGCGCCGTTACTACCAGCAGCAGTTGCAAGAGCAAGGGATGGTGGAAGAAGACGAGGTGCCTGCTGGGCGACGGGTAGCCAGCGCCAATCTCCTGCCAGGGACGCGGGGCATCTTCGCGCGGGAAATCGTCATCCGAGGCGTTCCTGTACCAAACCAGGTGTTGACCCCCGCCCAAATTGTCAATCGCTATTTGCCGGCAGCGGTGACGGTGGAGCCAACACGTGCAGTCGTAGGAAGCGGGTTCCACATTGGGGAGGGTTACGTGATTACCAACCTGCACGTGGCCCAGGAGGCGCGGGCGTTTGACCGGCGGATTTTCGAGGACCGTCCGATTCCGATAACTGTCCAGCTCTATGACCGAACCCGCCGGCCAGCACGGGTACTGCGAATCATGGAAGGCGGCTTGGCGGCAATGGCTGTTTTTACGATTCCCCATGAACCCTACGACATCGCCTTGTTGCAAATTCAGGGGGATGTGAGCGACTTGCAAGCGGTGCCCTTGTGCGGCAAGATGCGGGTAGGCGATGAGGTGATTGCCATTGGAACGCCCCTTGGCCAACGCAACACCATTACCCGAGGCATCATTAGCGTCATTCACTCTTTCGAGGCGGGGCATATCATTCAGACCGACACCCAAATTCTCGGAGGCAACAGCGGCGGTCCTTTGCTCAACAACCGGGGAGCCGTCGTGGCGGTTAACAGCGCGGGGATTTTTGGCGCTGCGGTGGAAGGACTGAAGTTCTCGGTACCGATTGTCCAAGCGCTAGAACGGATGCGGGTGCGGGTGCTCAATACGGATAACCCCGGCTGTGGCGGTACAGGGCCAGCCGATCGCATGGTTTATGCCCCGGGGCAAAAATAA
- a CDS encoding ABC transporter substrate-binding protein gives MPRGKNKRQWWGILLLLLTGCPSPAPPPFIQERDPNQILIGTTAKVSTLDPADAYTVFAGNVLMALGDRLYTYKPGTTELQPQLATALPQVSADGLTYRIPLRQGVVFHDGTPFDAEAMAFSLRRFMENGGRPSFLLRNIVADIQATGPYELTIRLQRPFAPFPRLLAFSGLCAVSPKAYTIGPGQFQPRTFVGTGPYQLVYFGSDVLKLKRFPRYWGPPPANAQLDIQFFSSSANLYNALQTGAIDVAYQFLEPTQILELQKRDDIQVISSAGTGVNYLTLNRNQPPLDRREVRQALALAMPRELIQQRVFQNLVEPAFSLVPSTLPGYQPVFRVASDPLPIERAKTLLAQAGFNPTQPLQLDLWYRSNIPSQIQVVSTIKAALERELPVRLNLQPVDSTTAYQNLEKGIYPLFLLDWYPDFLDADNYLEPFLSCTKGNETEGCLEGSSRTFGSFYYSAKANDLISRSRRTTDPKQRLVLLGELQKLLAQDVPYIPLWQNREFVFARRDVQGVRLEPTQTFPLWLLQKAPPAPN, from the coding sequence ATGCCCCGGGGCAAAAATAAGCGCCAGTGGTGGGGAATTCTCCTGCTGCTTTTGACGGGCTGTCCCTCACCGGCGCCGCCACCCTTTATCCAGGAACGCGACCCCAATCAAATTCTCATCGGCACGACCGCCAAGGTCAGCACCTTAGACCCCGCCGACGCCTACACCGTGTTTGCCGGGAATGTGCTGATGGCCTTGGGGGACCGGCTCTACACCTACAAGCCGGGAACAACAGAACTCCAACCCCAGTTGGCAACGGCTTTACCGCAGGTGAGCGCCGATGGCTTGACCTACCGGATTCCCCTGCGTCAAGGGGTGGTGTTTCACGACGGCACACCCTTTGACGCTGAGGCCATGGCCTTTTCGCTGCGGCGGTTTATGGAAAATGGAGGGCGGCCTTCGTTTTTGCTCAGAAATATCGTGGCGGACATTCAAGCCACAGGCCCCTATGAACTCACCATTCGCTTGCAAAGGCCTTTTGCTCCCTTTCCCCGGTTGCTGGCGTTTTCGGGGCTGTGTGCCGTCTCCCCCAAGGCCTACACGATTGGGCCAGGGCAATTTCAACCGCGCACGTTTGTGGGGACGGGTCCCTATCAGTTGGTGTACTTTGGGAGCGATGTGCTCAAGCTCAAACGGTTTCCGCGCTACTGGGGGCCGCCGCCGGCCAATGCCCAGTTGGATATTCAGTTTTTCAGTAGCAGCGCCAATCTGTACAACGCTTTACAAACAGGGGCCATTGACGTGGCCTACCAGTTTTTGGAGCCAACCCAAATTCTGGAGTTGCAAAAGCGTGACGATATCCAAGTCATCAGTAGCGCTGGCACCGGCGTCAATTACCTCACTCTCAATCGCAACCAACCGCCCCTAGACCGCCGGGAAGTGCGACAGGCCCTCGCTTTGGCCATGCCCCGCGAACTCATCCAACAACGGGTGTTCCAGAATTTGGTGGAACCCGCCTTTAGTCTCGTGCCCAGCACCTTGCCAGGATATCAGCCGGTCTTTCGGGTGGCCAGCGACCCACTGCCTATCGAGCGGGCCAAAACCCTGCTGGCCCAAGCAGGTTTCAATCCCACGCAACCCCTGCAACTCGACCTGTGGTACCGGAGCAATATCCCCAGCCAAATCCAGGTGGTGAGCACGATTAAGGCTGCGCTGGAGCGAGAGTTGCCGGTGCGTCTCAATCTCCAACCCGTGGACTCCACGACCGCTTACCAAAATCTAGAAAAGGGAATTTACCCCCTGTTTTTGCTGGACTGGTATCCCGACTTCCTCGACGCCGATAATTACTTGGAGCCGTTTCTCAGTTGCACCAAAGGAAACGAGACCGAGGGTTGCCTAGAAGGGTCGAGCCGTACCTTTGGTTCGTTTTACTACAGCGCCAAGGCCAATGATTTGATTAGCCGCAGTCGTCGCACCACTGACCCTAAACAACGCCTGGTATTACTAGGAGAATTGCAAAAGTTACTGGCCCAGGATGTACCCTACATTCCCCTCTGGCAAAACCGAGAGTTCGTATTTGCGCGTAGAGACGTCCAAGGGGTGCGCCTAGAACCAACCCAGACCTTTCCCCTCTGGTTGTTGCAGAAAGCGCCCCCTGCGCCCAATTAA